The proteins below come from a single Limimonas halophila genomic window:
- a CDS encoding C69 family dipeptidase: MRRIAFPLAAAALLAAPAVEASYGLYVGRNLTADGEVYIGGTGDEVSSHYLRIVPHQTHPEDATITVGVTEDASMYGGTDKPGKLTEIPQVPETYAYISMTYTNWEGFPPPLTNGGLNEKGVAARDIWSPSRSELIEMTEAPQTGPQYSDLARIVMQRAESAREAVEITGELIDKHGYSTYGGNSHLFADHREGWVFINFAGSQGLWVAKRLGPDEVRMSYPGYIGEIPKNFEESEDVLASDNLISFAEEQGWYDPEGTDTFNVHEVYGAQDAPMRRPTVEEIEGKLRDLAPGMTFREFLNVVRDPAMSKDTNGYGQAARLSGDVDHDALRTLWVAPTGSVTAPFIPWRIGVTSVPPEFRKHRYLTKGSDSTFVTEEAARQEGTEFAGRVFKRLMYFTCTNADTYLPEVTEALTAFEDARLAETDEVEETARTLLENEKSKLARQVLTDYSHTRAAAALDLGRDLLGSIEARTKLLDDIPVIEAEPMGKLDYEMVTCR, from the coding sequence ATGCGCCGCATTGCCTTCCCGCTGGCAGCCGCCGCGCTGCTGGCCGCCCCCGCCGTCGAGGCGAGCTACGGCCTCTACGTCGGCCGCAACCTGACCGCCGACGGCGAGGTCTACATCGGCGGCACGGGCGACGAGGTTTCCAGCCACTACCTGCGCATCGTGCCGCACCAGACGCATCCCGAGGACGCCACGATCACCGTCGGCGTCACCGAGGACGCCAGCATGTACGGCGGCACCGACAAGCCGGGCAAGCTCACCGAGATCCCGCAGGTGCCGGAAACCTACGCCTACATCTCGATGACCTACACGAACTGGGAAGGCTTCCCGCCGCCGCTCACCAACGGCGGCCTGAACGAAAAGGGTGTGGCCGCGCGCGACATCTGGTCGCCCTCGCGCAGCGAGCTGATCGAGATGACGGAAGCGCCGCAGACCGGGCCGCAGTACAGCGACCTCGCCCGCATCGTCATGCAGCGCGCCGAAAGCGCGCGCGAGGCCGTGGAGATCACGGGCGAGCTGATCGACAAGCACGGCTACTCGACCTACGGCGGCAACTCCCACCTCTTCGCCGACCACAGGGAAGGCTGGGTCTTCATCAACTTCGCCGGCAGCCAGGGGCTGTGGGTCGCCAAGCGCCTGGGCCCGGACGAAGTGCGCATGTCCTACCCCGGCTACATCGGCGAAATCCCCAAGAATTTCGAGGAGTCCGAGGACGTCCTGGCATCCGACAACCTGATTTCCTTCGCCGAGGAGCAGGGCTGGTACGACCCCGAGGGCACGGACACTTTCAACGTCCACGAGGTCTACGGCGCCCAGGACGCGCCCATGCGCCGGCCGACGGTGGAGGAGATCGAGGGCAAGCTGCGCGACCTCGCCCCCGGCATGACCTTCCGTGAGTTCCTCAACGTCGTCCGCGACCCGGCCATGTCGAAGGACACCAACGGCTACGGACAGGCGGCGCGGCTCAGCGGGGACGTGGACCACGACGCCTTGCGCACGCTGTGGGTCGCGCCCACCGGCTCGGTGACAGCACCCTTCATCCCCTGGCGCATCGGCGTCACCTCGGTGCCGCCGGAATTCCGCAAGCACCGCTATCTGACGAAGGGCTCGGACTCCACCTTCGTCACCGAGGAAGCCGCACGTCAGGAGGGCACCGAGTTCGCCGGGCGCGTGTTCAAGCGGCTGATGTACTTCACCTGCACCAACGCGGACACATACCTGCCGGAGGTCACCGAGGCCCTGACGGCCTTCGAGGACGCGCGGCTGGCGGAAACGGACGAGGTGGAGGAAACCGCGCGCACGCTGCTGGAGAACGAAAAGAGCAAGCTGGCGCGGCAGGTGCTCACCGACTACAGCCACACGCGTGCGGCCGCCGCGCTGGACCTCGGCCGCGACCTGCTGGGCAGCATCGAGGCCCGCACCAAGCTGCTCGATGACATCCCGGTGATCGAAGCGGAACCGATGGGCAAGCTGGACTACGAGATGGTGACCTGCCGCTGA
- the nadA gene encoding quinolinate synthase NadA, whose protein sequence is MALEVQPGDSAPADTAPTYTAEVAERVDHLYDRMKSVIPPFEWPAYAPEIDAILRLKRERNAVVLAHNYQTPEIFYGVADIVGDSLALARKAAETEADVIVQAGVHFMAETAKLLSPDKTVLIPDVRAGCSLAESITPEDIALLRQRYPDAPVVTYVNTSAAVKAASDICCTSSNAVTIVESLGAERVIFLPDEYLGKHVARQTDVEIITWKGHCEVHERFTGQEIANYRENHAGLQVIAHPECPPDVLDAADFVGSTSQMIGYVRDRRPDRVLMVTECSMSDNVAAEVSDVEFVRPCNLCPHMKRITLPKIRQSLETLSPEVTVDPGVAADARRAVDRMLAAS, encoded by the coding sequence ATGGCCCTCGAGGTCCAGCCGGGCGACAGCGCCCCCGCCGACACGGCCCCCACCTACACAGCCGAGGTGGCCGAGCGCGTTGACCACCTATACGACCGAATGAAGAGCGTCATTCCGCCCTTCGAGTGGCCCGCCTACGCGCCGGAGATCGACGCCATCCTGCGGCTCAAGCGGGAGCGCAACGCCGTCGTCCTGGCGCACAACTACCAGACGCCGGAGATCTTCTACGGCGTCGCCGACATCGTGGGCGATTCCCTGGCGCTCGCCCGCAAGGCCGCGGAGACCGAGGCGGACGTGATCGTCCAGGCGGGTGTGCACTTCATGGCGGAGACGGCGAAGCTGCTGTCCCCGGACAAGACGGTGCTGATCCCGGACGTGCGCGCCGGCTGCTCGCTGGCGGAGTCCATCACGCCCGAGGACATCGCGCTGCTGCGCCAGCGCTACCCCGACGCGCCCGTGGTGACCTACGTGAACACCTCGGCGGCCGTGAAGGCGGCCTCGGACATCTGCTGCACCTCCTCCAACGCCGTGACAATCGTGGAATCCCTGGGCGCGGAGCGGGTGATCTTCCTGCCCGACGAGTACCTGGGCAAGCACGTCGCCCGCCAGACGGACGTGGAGATCATCACCTGGAAGGGCCACTGCGAGGTGCACGAGCGCTTCACCGGGCAGGAGATCGCCAACTACCGCGAGAACCACGCTGGCCTTCAGGTCATCGCCCATCCCGAGTGCCCGCCGGACGTGCTGGACGCGGCGGACTTCGTGGGCTCGACCTCGCAGATGATCGGCTACGTACGCGACCGGCGGCCGGATCGCGTGCTCATGGTCACGGAATGCTCCATGAGCGACAACGTCGCCGCCGAGGTCAGCGACGTCGAGTTCGTGCGCCCCTGCAACCTCTGCCCGCACATGAAGCGGATCACGCTGCCCAAGATCCGGCAATCGCTCGAAACCCTGAGCCCCGAGGTGACGGTCGATCCGGGCGTGGCGGCCGACGCGCGCCGCGCCGTCGACCGCATGCTGGCGGCGAGCTGA
- a CDS encoding L-aspartate oxidase, which produces MADAPVIVVGAGAAGLATALHLAPLPVTVLTPASLGREAATGWAQGGLAAAVGPDDTPARHAADTEAVGGGLVDPAVARAVADAAPERIAWLDRLGTVFDRDDGGALALGLEAGHSRRRIVRAAGDGSGKAVLDALIAAVRAEPAITVREGAWAVRVLTGEAGVQGVALADGTVLPARAAVLACGGVGGLFAGTTTPLGACGQGLAMAARAGAGIRNAEFVQFHPTAMDLDADPLPLATEALRGEGVPLVDATGARVMARHPAGELAPRDAVARTVHECRAVGHAVYLDTPTQLGGDMPARFPRVTAACRAAGLDPVTRAIPVRPAAHFHIGGVAADLHGRTGVDGLYACGEAACTGLHGANRLASNGVIEGLATAPWVAEAIAASPPADARAPRAQVQPQAAADRAPLALRRLMERNCGPVRDGAGLAAAVDWLADRADRDDTALAALVIAEAARRRPETRGAHARRDAPDAEAIAGDSQLTLADVVPRSVGLEGCAA; this is translated from the coding sequence GTGGCGGACGCGCCCGTCATCGTGGTCGGCGCCGGGGCGGCGGGCCTCGCGACGGCGCTGCACCTGGCGCCGCTGCCCGTCACCGTGCTGACGCCCGCATCCCTGGGACGCGAGGCCGCGACCGGCTGGGCGCAGGGCGGTTTGGCCGCAGCCGTCGGGCCGGACGACACCCCCGCGCGCCACGCCGCGGACACCGAGGCCGTCGGCGGCGGGCTGGTCGACCCGGCCGTGGCCCGCGCGGTGGCGGACGCCGCGCCGGAGCGCATCGCGTGGCTGGACCGGCTGGGAACGGTGTTCGACCGGGACGACGGCGGCGCGCTGGCGCTCGGCCTGGAAGCCGGACACAGCCGCCGGCGCATCGTGCGCGCGGCGGGCGACGGCTCGGGCAAGGCCGTGCTGGATGCTCTGATTGCTGCCGTGCGCGCGGAGCCCGCCATCACGGTGCGCGAAGGCGCGTGGGCGGTGCGCGTGCTCACCGGCGAGGCGGGCGTGCAGGGCGTGGCGCTGGCCGACGGCACGGTGCTGCCGGCGCGCGCGGCGGTGCTGGCCTGCGGCGGCGTCGGCGGGCTGTTCGCGGGCACGACGACCCCGCTGGGCGCGTGCGGGCAGGGGCTGGCGATGGCGGCGCGGGCGGGCGCGGGCATCCGCAACGCCGAATTCGTGCAGTTCCACCCCACGGCCATGGACCTCGACGCCGACCCGCTGCCGCTGGCGACGGAGGCGCTGCGCGGGGAGGGCGTGCCGCTGGTCGATGCCACGGGCGCGCGCGTCATGGCCCGGCACCCGGCGGGGGAGCTGGCGCCGCGCGACGCCGTGGCGCGCACGGTGCACGAATGCCGCGCGGTGGGGCACGCGGTCTATCTGGACACGCCCACCCAGCTCGGTGGGGACATGCCCGCGCGGTTTCCGCGGGTGACGGCGGCGTGCCGCGCGGCCGGGCTGGACCCGGTGACGCGGGCGATCCCCGTGCGCCCGGCGGCCCACTTCCACATCGGCGGCGTCGCGGCGGACCTGCACGGGCGCACGGGCGTGGACGGGCTCTACGCCTGCGGCGAGGCCGCGTGCACCGGGCTGCACGGCGCCAACCGGCTGGCGAGCAACGGCGTCATCGAGGGGCTGGCGACGGCGCCCTGGGTGGCCGAGGCCATTGCCGCGTCGCCGCCCGCCGATGCGAGAGCGCCGCGCGCTCAGGTTCAGCCGCAGGCCGCCGCCGACCGCGCGCCGCTGGCCCTGCGCCGGCTGATGGAGCGGAACTGCGGTCCCGTGCGCGACGGCGCCGGATTGGCGGCGGCCGTCGACTGGCTGGCGGACCGCGCGGATCGCGACGACACCGCGCTGGCGGCCCTCGTCATCGCCGAGGCCGCGCGGCGGCGCCCGGAAACGCGCGGCGCGCACGCCCGCCGCGACGCGCCCGACGCCGAGGCAATCGCCGGCGACAGCCAGCTGACGCTTGCGGATGTGGTTCCGCGCTCCGTCGGCCTGGAGGGATGCGCCGCATGA
- the nadC gene encoding carboxylating nicotinate-nucleotide diphosphorylase produces MIPPHLIAPAVRDALAEDLGHGGDLTSQAVVPAGTRVTATVAARAPGTLCGVPLAAESFRATDPGAQITVHRDDGDRVGAGDAILTVAGDARAVLAAERTALNFLGHLSGIATATAELVARVAPHGTRIAETRKTTPGLRGLEKAAVRAGGGHNHRFGLDDAVMIKDNHRALADPAEGLAALVDRARRRVGHTVTITVEVDTLTELDRVLPARPDIVLLDNMAPATLAEAVRRVAGCALTEASGGITRDTAAAVAATGVDVISVGWLTHSAPALDVGLDVTT; encoded by the coding sequence ATGATCCCGCCGCACCTCATCGCCCCCGCTGTCCGCGACGCGCTGGCCGAGGACCTGGGCCACGGCGGCGACCTGACCTCGCAGGCCGTGGTGCCGGCGGGCACGCGCGTCACAGCCACCGTCGCGGCGCGCGCGCCGGGCACGCTGTGCGGCGTGCCGCTGGCGGCAGAGAGCTTCCGGGCGACCGATCCCGGCGCGCAGATCACGGTCCACCGCGACGACGGCGACAGAGTCGGGGCGGGCGACGCGATCCTGACGGTCGCGGGGGATGCGCGTGCCGTGCTGGCGGCCGAGCGCACGGCGCTGAACTTTCTCGGCCACCTCTCGGGCATCGCCACCGCGACGGCGGAACTGGTGGCCCGAGTCGCGCCCCACGGCACGCGCATCGCCGAGACGCGCAAGACGACGCCGGGCCTGCGCGGGCTGGAAAAGGCGGCCGTGCGCGCGGGCGGCGGGCACAACCACCGCTTCGGCCTCGACGATGCGGTGATGATCAAGGACAACCACCGCGCTCTCGCGGACCCGGCCGAGGGCCTGGCGGCCCTGGTGGACCGCGCACGCCGGCGTGTCGGCCACACCGTCACGATCACGGTCGAGGTGGACACGCTCACCGAGCTGGACCGCGTGCTGCCCGCGCGCCCCGACATCGTGCTGCTGGACAACATGGCCCCGGCGACGCTGGCCGAGGCCGTGCGCCGCGTGGCCGGGTGCGCGCTGACCGAAGCCTCCGGCGGCATCACGCGCGACACGGCCGCCGCAGTCGCCGCGACGGGCGTGGACGTTATCTCCGTCGGCTGGCTCACCCACAGCGCCCCGGCGCTGGACGTGGGGTTGGACGTCACGACGTGA
- a CDS encoding PLP-dependent aminotransferase family protein, with translation MWQPDLNGRTGPRYRAIADALADAVAGGELQPGTRLPTHRHLAEALGVTVGTVTRAYTEAERRGLVEATVGRGTFVCAATEPPSPKETAFTARLRASRSDAPDPGGAATVDLSTNLPVPGLVADALAQTAAALPGPERWAELGGYQPAAGRAEHREAGAAWLAATGLPVDAERVVAVPGTQPGLTLALNALCTPGDAVLVEALTYPGVRAAAHALGLRPVPVAMDGDGLCPDALAEAARRSGARVVFTMPTLHNPTNATMGERRRRDILAVARDHDLTVIEDAIYAFLDPEAPAHLAAMDRERVVHLTGLSKAVSPGVRVGYVVPPDALHARLIAALRASLLMTSTLTLEWARVALDTDIAGNAARAQRDAAARRQDLARARLPADALSTHPHSFHAWLKLPAAWSTAAFAQQAEARGVVVSPGDAFAVGDDPRAVRLCLCAPEHEDALVRALDTLAELLATPPASVGPVV, from the coding sequence ATGTGGCAGCCTGATCTGAACGGCCGCACCGGGCCGCGCTACCGCGCCATCGCGGACGCCCTCGCCGACGCCGTCGCCGGCGGCGAGCTGCAGCCGGGCACGCGCCTGCCCACGCACCGCCATCTCGCGGAGGCGCTGGGTGTCACCGTGGGCACGGTGACGCGCGCCTACACCGAAGCCGAGCGCCGGGGGCTGGTCGAGGCCACGGTCGGGCGCGGCACCTTCGTGTGCGCCGCCACCGAGCCGCCGAGCCCGAAGGAAACGGCCTTCACCGCCCGCCTGCGCGCCTCGCGCAGCGACGCGCCCGATCCCGGCGGCGCGGCGACGGTGGACCTCAGCACCAACCTGCCCGTGCCGGGGCTGGTGGCGGACGCGCTGGCGCAGACGGCCGCCGCCCTGCCCGGCCCCGAGCGCTGGGCGGAGTTGGGCGGCTACCAGCCCGCCGCCGGGCGTGCCGAACACCGCGAGGCCGGCGCGGCGTGGCTGGCCGCCACCGGCCTGCCCGTGGATGCGGAGCGGGTCGTGGCCGTGCCCGGCACGCAACCGGGCCTGACGCTGGCGCTCAACGCGCTGTGCACGCCCGGCGACGCGGTGCTGGTTGAAGCCCTGACCTACCCCGGCGTTCGCGCCGCCGCCCACGCGCTCGGCCTGCGGCCGGTGCCGGTGGCGATGGACGGCGACGGCCTGTGCCCCGACGCGCTTGCCGAGGCGGCGCGGCGCAGCGGGGCGCGCGTGGTCTTCACGATGCCGACGCTGCACAACCCCACGAACGCCACGATGGGCGAACGGCGCCGCCGCGACATCCTCGCCGTCGCCCGCGACCACGATCTGACGGTGATCGAGGACGCCATCTACGCCTTCCTCGACCCCGAGGCACCCGCCCACCTCGCTGCCATGGACCGCGAGCGCGTGGTGCACCTGACGGGGCTGTCCAAGGCCGTCTCGCCCGGCGTGCGCGTGGGCTACGTGGTGCCGCCGGACGCGCTGCACGCGCGCTTGATCGCGGCCCTGCGCGCCTCGCTGCTGATGACCTCGACGCTGACCCTGGAATGGGCGCGCGTGGCGCTGGACACCGACATCGCCGGGAACGCGGCCCGGGCGCAGCGCGACGCCGCGGCCCGGCGGCAGGACCTGGCCCGCGCGCGGCTGCCGGCGGACGCGCTATCGACCCATCCACACTCCTTCCACGCGTGGCTGAAGCTGCCCGCCGCCTGGTCCACGGCCGCGTTCGCGCAGCAGGCGGAGGCGCGGGGCGTGGTGGTGTCGCCGGGCGACGCCTTCGCCGTGGGCGACGACCCGCGCGCCGTGCGGCTGTGCCTGTGCGCGCCGGAACACGAGGACGCCCTCGTGCGCGCACTCGACACCCTGGCCGAGCTGCTCGCCACCCCGCCGGCCAGCGTGGGGCCTGTCGTGTAG
- a CDS encoding DUF1127 domain-containing protein, with translation MRTLRQWRRRARGRAELAGLDARARADLGVRWEDARAESRKPGWRA, from the coding sequence GTGCGAACGCTTCGACAGTGGCGGCGGCGGGCGCGTGGCCGGGCGGAGCTGGCCGGGCTGGACGCCCGCGCCCGCGCGGATCTGGGCGTGCGCTGGGAGGACGCGCGGGCCGAAAGCCGCAAGCCGGGCTGGCGGGCGTGA
- a CDS encoding branched-chain amino acid ABC transporter permease, with amino-acid sequence MTEAAFVKGILLAIPIFVLALWLVPGRWYARVPGAAVAGIALGLLIASLMGAGNLSYVVSFLSMASIYAVLTLGLNVQWGYTGHLNFGIAGFFAVGAFTTALVTTSAPTGTLAQYSQQAFGLEMPFLVGVVAAGGVAGIVALIIAPPVLRLRMDFLAIATIGIAEIIRRIFQNERWLANGPQPLRGIPQPLKCAVGEGGCAWMPEFLVAFLGPLEPRHYSFIYLIVLVIFLALVYLVLEAATRSPWGRVLRSIRDEEASAGMNGKAVTNYRVQAFVAGAVIMGVAGALYAHYMVTIDYTHFRHLFATFLIWVMLMLGGSGNNKGALLGAFVIWGVWAGTAFIAAGLEPVLAEVSQPLAERSSYIRWMLVAILLAVVVLFRPQGIIKENKIVSRYLLGTNGTGDSPKRATADHREADFRAG; translated from the coding sequence ATGACCGAGGCAGCATTCGTCAAAGGTATCCTGCTCGCGATCCCGATCTTCGTGCTGGCGCTGTGGCTGGTGCCGGGGCGCTGGTACGCGCGCGTGCCCGGCGCGGCGGTGGCCGGCATCGCCCTGGGGCTGCTGATCGCCAGTCTGATGGGCGCGGGCAACCTGTCCTACGTCGTCAGCTTCCTGAGCATGGCCAGCATCTACGCCGTGCTGACGCTGGGGCTGAACGTGCAGTGGGGCTACACCGGCCACCTGAACTTCGGCATCGCCGGCTTCTTCGCCGTGGGCGCCTTCACCACGGCGCTGGTGACCACCTCGGCCCCCACGGGCACGCTGGCGCAGTACAGCCAGCAGGCCTTCGGGCTGGAGATGCCCTTCCTGGTGGGCGTCGTCGCCGCCGGCGGCGTGGCCGGCATCGTGGCGCTCATCATCGCGCCGCCGGTGCTGCGCCTGCGCATGGACTTCCTGGCCATCGCCACGATCGGCATCGCCGAGATCATCCGGCGCATCTTCCAGAACGAGCGCTGGCTGGCGAACGGCCCGCAGCCGCTGCGCGGCATTCCCCAGCCGCTGAAGTGCGCCGTGGGCGAGGGCGGCTGCGCCTGGATGCCGGAGTTCCTGGTCGCCTTCCTGGGCCCGCTGGAGCCCCGGCACTACAGCTTCATCTACCTGATCGTGCTGGTGATCTTCCTGGCGCTCGTCTATCTGGTGCTGGAGGCGGCGACACGCTCGCCCTGGGGCCGCGTGCTGCGCTCCATCCGCGACGAGGAAGCCAGCGCCGGGATGAACGGCAAGGCGGTGACGAACTACCGCGTGCAGGCCTTCGTCGCGGGCGCGGTCATCATGGGCGTCGCGGGCGCGCTCTACGCCCACTACATGGTGACGATCGACTACACCCACTTCCGGCATCTCTTCGCCACCTTCCTGATCTGGGTGATGCTGATGCTGGGCGGCAGCGGCAACAACAAGGGCGCGCTGCTGGGCGCCTTCGTCATCTGGGGCGTCTGGGCCGGCACCGCCTTCATCGCCGCGGGCCTGGAGCCCGTGCTGGCGGAGGTCTCGCAGCCCTTGGCGGAGCGCAGCTCCTACATCCGCTGGATGCTGGTGGCGATCCTGCTGGCGGTCGTGGTGCTCTTCCGCCCGCAAGGAATCATCAAGGAAAACAAGATCGTCTCGCGCTACCTGCTCGGGACCAACGGCACCGGCGACAGCCCCAAGCGCGCCACGGCGGACCACCGCGAGGCGGATTTCCGGGCCGGGTGA
- a CDS encoding branched-chain amino acid ABC transporter permease, with the protein MAVAQDQADIRLSERIRAAVQTRKMLWGTLIALFAIWIVISLASGVSSGRIISLIAWGIMLGGVIGLGSIGLTLTYGVLKFPNFSHGALVSLGAYLAFAVVDLLPNTARIGPFSFGWEFVLGILVGAPIVGVVCLAIDRVMYRPLRTSNASLVLFAMASLAMAFFLRSIIYMIWSGDFRFYYPGRSAPALDLPLGIRVQADQLFILLLAAVLVAAVYLLLEYTKMGKAMRATANNPELARVRGINTERVIASTWMMAGALATAGGAMYGLSSQLRPEMGFWLLLPMFAAVIMGSIGNPRGALVGALIIGVATQLSTSLISPAYGPAVAFVLLIITIVIRPQGLLGAPGE; encoded by the coding sequence ATGGCCGTCGCACAGGACCAGGCCGACATCCGCTTGAGCGAGCGCATCCGCGCCGCCGTGCAGACCAGGAAGATGCTGTGGGGCACGCTGATCGCGCTCTTCGCCATCTGGATCGTGATCTCGCTGGCCAGCGGCGTGTCCTCGGGACGCATCATCTCGCTCATCGCCTGGGGGATCATGCTGGGGGGCGTGATCGGACTCGGCAGCATCGGGCTGACGCTGACCTACGGCGTGCTCAAGTTTCCCAACTTCTCACACGGCGCGCTGGTGTCGCTGGGCGCCTATCTGGCCTTCGCGGTGGTGGACCTGCTGCCCAATACCGCGCGCATCGGCCCGTTCTCCTTCGGCTGGGAGTTCGTGCTGGGCATCCTCGTCGGCGCCCCCATCGTGGGCGTTGTCTGCCTGGCCATCGACCGCGTGATGTACCGGCCCCTGCGCACGAGCAACGCCTCGCTGGTGCTCTTCGCCATGGCGTCGCTGGCGATGGCGTTCTTCCTGCGCTCCATCATCTACATGATCTGGAGCGGCGACTTCCGCTTCTACTACCCCGGCAGGTCCGCGCCGGCGCTGGACCTGCCGCTGGGCATCCGCGTGCAGGCGGACCAGCTCTTCATCCTGCTGCTCGCGGCCGTGCTGGTGGCGGCCGTCTACCTGCTGCTGGAATACACCAAGATGGGCAAGGCCATGCGGGCCACGGCCAACAACCCCGAGCTGGCCCGCGTCCGCGGCATCAACACCGAGCGCGTGATCGCCTCAACCTGGATGATGGCCGGCGCGCTCGCCACGGCCGGCGGGGCGATGTACGGCCTGTCCTCGCAGCTGCGCCCGGAGATGGGCTTCTGGCTGCTGCTGCCGATGTTCGCCGCCGTGATCATGGGCTCGATCGGCAACCCGCGCGGCGCACTCGTGGGCGCGCTCATCATCGGGGTGGCCACGCAGCTCTCCACCTCGCTCATCAGCCCGGCCTACGGCCCCGCCGTGGCCTTCGTGCTGCTGATCATCACCATCGTCATCCGGCCCCAGGGCCTGCTTGGCGCGCCGGGGGAGTGA
- a CDS encoding ABC transporter ATP-binding protein, protein MPLLKVDGITCGYGDAEILSNVSMEIGNAEIVSIIGPNGAGKSTLMKAVFGLLHPWRGTISFNGQDISRFEPYEIVRTGMCYVPQVDNVFTWLTVEENLEIGAYTLTGASLQERKDTVFELFPRLAERRRQRAGKMSGGERQMVAMGSALMLDPSLLLLDEPSAGLAPKMVEHIFDRIRTINRTGLAIMMVEQNAKQSLQMAHRGYVLASGENRVEGTGQELLNDPDVARLYLGG, encoded by the coding sequence ATGCCGCTGCTGAAGGTTGACGGGATCACCTGCGGCTACGGCGACGCCGAAATCCTCTCCAACGTCTCCATGGAGATCGGCAACGCCGAGATCGTCTCCATCATCGGCCCCAACGGGGCCGGCAAGTCGACCCTGATGAAAGCCGTCTTCGGCCTGCTGCACCCCTGGCGCGGCACGATCAGCTTCAACGGCCAGGACATCTCCCGCTTCGAGCCCTACGAGATCGTGCGCACGGGCATGTGCTACGTGCCGCAGGTGGACAACGTCTTCACCTGGCTGACGGTCGAGGAAAACCTGGAGATCGGCGCCTACACGCTGACCGGCGCCAGCCTGCAGGAGCGCAAGGACACCGTCTTCGAGCTCTTCCCGCGCCTCGCCGAGCGCCGGCGCCAGCGGGCGGGCAAGATGTCGGGCGGCGAGCGCCAGATGGTCGCCATGGGCAGCGCGCTCATGCTCGACCCGTCGCTGCTGCTGCTCGACGAGCCGTCCGCCGGGCTCGCGCCCAAGATGGTGGAGCACATCTTCGACCGCATCCGCACCATCAACCGCACCGGGCTGGCGATCATGATGGTGGAGCAGAACGCCAAGCAGTCGCTGCAGATGGCGCACCGGGGCTACGTGCTCGCCAGCGGCGAAAACCGCGTGGAAGGCACCGGCCAGGAGCTGCTCAACGACCCGGACGTGGCGCGCCTCTACCTGGGCGGCTGA
- a CDS encoding ABC transporter ATP-binding protein, which translates to MAEHAASEGTSPPMLEVDDLVKSFGGLRAIDHASLSVAPNTITGLIGPNGAGKTTLFNIITGYIPPDSGRVRFRGDDITNLPAHKIFLKGLCRTFQIPREHPSMTVLENLMLVPPHQSGEFVLAAIFRPGKVRTEEARIRQQALEVLEFLNLTHIKDEYAGKLSGGQKKLLELGRILMAEPAMVLLDEPGAGVNRTLMQRITDNISYMQRERGITFLLIEHDMDLVMNLCDPVIVMSEGAKLMEGPPEVVRNDPRVLEAYLGGQYAAAEG; encoded by the coding sequence GTGGCCGAACACGCCGCGTCCGAGGGGACGAGCCCGCCCATGCTGGAAGTCGACGACCTGGTGAAGAGTTTCGGGGGCCTGCGGGCCATCGACCACGCCAGCCTGTCGGTCGCCCCGAACACGATCACCGGGCTCATCGGGCCCAACGGCGCCGGGAAGACCACGCTGTTCAACATCATCACGGGCTATATCCCGCCCGACAGCGGACGCGTGCGCTTCCGCGGCGACGACATCACCAACCTGCCCGCGCACAAGATCTTCCTGAAGGGACTGTGCCGCACCTTCCAAATCCCGCGCGAGCACCCCAGCATGACGGTGCTGGAAAACCTCATGCTCGTGCCCCCGCACCAGAGCGGGGAGTTCGTGCTCGCCGCGATCTTCCGGCCGGGCAAGGTGCGCACGGAGGAAGCCCGCATCCGCCAGCAGGCGCTGGAGGTGCTGGAGTTCCTCAACCTCACCCACATCAAGGACGAATACGCCGGCAAGCTGTCCGGCGGCCAGAAGAAGCTGCTGGAGCTGGGCCGCATCCTCATGGCCGAGCCGGCGATGGTGCTGCTGGACGAGCCGGGCGCGGGCGTGAACCGCACCCTGATGCAGCGCATCACCGACAACATCAGCTACATGCAGCGCGAGCGCGGCATCACCTTCCTGCTCATCGAGCACGACATGGACCTGGTGATGAACCTGTGCGACCCGGTCATCGTGATGAGCGAGGGGGCCAAGCTCATGGAGGGCCCGCCGGAGGTCGTGCGCAACGACCCGCGCGTGCTGGAAGCCTACCTGGGGGGCCAGTATGCCGCTGCTGAAGGTTGA